A genomic region of Pristiophorus japonicus isolate sPriJap1 chromosome 20, sPriJap1.hap1, whole genome shotgun sequence contains the following coding sequences:
- the LOC139232978 gene encoding probable G-protein coupled receptor 139, giving the protein MSLGYLIKLKILWALNDVQKIYYLIMAAVGVPLNVVTIAILSRGKCGLSKCVTRYLVAMAAADLLVVIIDLILRQIPIVYRDQFLFLLNVRICNIHAILLYAATDCSVWFTVTFTFDRFVAICCQKLKLKYCTEQTAAVVLGTVTVLSCLRNIFWYFLYTSKYWLSNSPWFCRVLSSVSRSVWTIVELMHYILTPFIPFILILLFNALTVRHILVSSTARSRLRGRSSGESPSDPEMENRRKSMIVLFVISGNFILLWVVFMVCSILRRLDYLGYSVSLPMFVPEISFMLQILSCCTNTFIYAVTQRKFREELRNGVKYPLTMVVKLIR; this is encoded by the exons ATGTCTCTTGGTTACCTGATCAAACTCAAGATTCTCTGGGCGCTTAATGATGTACAAAAAATTTACTACCTCATCATGGCTGCTGTCGGTGTCCCAC TTAACGTGGTGACGATTgcgatcctgtctcggggaaagtgtggtctctccaaatgtgtcactcgctacctggtggccatggcagcggcggatctactggtcgtgatcatcgatctgatactgaggcagattccTATTGTTTATCGGGATCAATTTCTTTTTCTGTTGAATGTTAGAATATGTAATATCCACGCTATCCTGCTTTAtgcagccacagattgttctgtctggttcacggtcacgttcaccttcgatcgatttgtggccatttgttgccagaagctgaaattgAAATATTGCACGGAGCAAACAGCGGCTGTGGTTCTAGGAACAGTGACAGTGCTGAGCTGTCTGaggaacattttctggtattttctgTATACAAGTAAATATTGGCTGTCCAACAGTCCATGGTTTTGCCGCGTGTTATCAAGTGTATCTCGTTCGGTCTGGACTATCGTTGAATTAATGCATTACATTTTAACACCTTTTATTCCATTTATTTTGATTCTACTGTTCAATGCTTTAacggtcagacacattttagtgtctAGCACAGCCCGCAGTAGACTCCGGGGTCGGAGCAGTGGCGAgagccccagtgacccagagatggagaaccgaaggaaatcgatgattgtactgtttgttatctcggggaatttcatactGTTATGGGTGGTGTTCATGGTCTGTTCTATATTGAGACGATTGGATTACTTGGGATACTCTGTTTCTCTGCCCATGTTTGTACCGGAAATCAGCTTCATGCTCCAGAtcctgagttgctgcacgaacacttttatttacgcagtgacccagaggaaattcagagaggagttgaggaaTGGAGTGAAGTATCCCCTTACAATGGTGGTAAAGTTAATTCGATGA